A part of Papilio machaon chromosome 21, ilPapMach1.1, whole genome shotgun sequence genomic DNA contains:
- the LOC106714571 gene encoding TWiK family of potassium channels protein 12, producing the protein MDINHIILDKEAINRFEQYTPAKPALNGGILLETCQDVDSMASTSKKRAQTPRQKVICCFCFKTTKYRRKQFIIGSLTNMVIFFVLLAYTFLGSIIFLTIEGETDITARPRLLPDKQKISQYDHNNTNKKEVEENDPDYSNLTVSANYFWDARSKAVENIWEITVSLNILYRENWTRLAAQEILKFQNELIQRVTTEMATQYGVSYKELALGEFGTSDSNNHYEEHEWNLALAFFYSLTVLTTIGYGNIAPRTILGKGATIIYAIIGIPLTLVYLSSVGSLLSKMARSVFSRALCCCLCSNCGYCCYDERRMAEKERRMKLRRQQEEMLNSQNTSKTPTEECYVLKTDSHKDSSCSERPTTSTVKDDVISWPDTDSKLSMHGLSILAPVLLCLAAIFIYITLGAIILYNLDNMSIVDGFYFCFMALSTIGFGSIIPGMSYTTIHGVRYYTINSTTLWFCSVYTLTGLALTAMCFGVIHDEIIYRIKHQQKEWSQKNNTVNDEVNINDPFYMSS; encoded by the exons ATGGACATTAATCATATAATACTGGACAAAGAAGCAATTAACCGGTTTGAGCAATATACACCGGCCAAACCGGCTCTTAATGGGGGGATCCTCCTGGAAACATGCCAAGACGTGGATTCGATGGCTTCAACTAGCAAAAAACGAGCACAAACTCCACGCCAAAAAGTTATTTGctgcttttgttttaaaaccaCCAAGTATAGACGAAAACAGTTTATTATTGGATCTCTCACCAACATGGTtatattctttgttttattggcGTATACTTTCTTAggatcaattatatttttaacgatCGAAGGCGAAACAGATATAACTGCACGACCCCGGTTATTACCCGATAAACAAAAGATCAGTCAATACGATCACAACAACACGAATAAAAAAGAAGTTGAGGAAAATGATCCAGATTATAGCAACCTTACTGTTTCTGCTAATTATTTTTGGGACGCAAGAAGTAAAGCAGTTGAGAACATTTGGGAGATCACTGTTTcactaaacattttatacagagaGAATTGGACTCGACTGGCTGCACaggaaatattgaaatttcaaaatgaattGATTCAAAGAGTGACAACTGAAATGGCTACTCAATATGGAGTCAGTTATAAAGAATTGGCTCTCGGAGAATTTGGCACCAGTGACAGTAACAATCATTACGAAGAACATGAATGGAATTTGGCACTTGCGTTTTTCTACTCGTTAACCGTGTTAACCACAATTG gaTACGGTAACATCGCACCGAGGACAATTCTTGGGAAAGGAGCAACAATTATATATGCAATCATAGGAATTCCCCTCACACTAGTCTATCTCTCAAGTGTTGGTTCCCTTTTATCTAAAATGGCACGTAGCGTTTTTAGTCGAGCATTATGTTGCTGTTTATGTTCCAATTGTGGCTACTGTTGTTACGATGAACGACGCATGGCCGAAAAGGAAAGAAGAATGAAGCTTCGACGACAGCAAGAAGAAATGTTAAACAGTCAAAATACAAGCAAAACACCTACGGAAGAATGTTACGTGTTGAAAACTGATAGTCATAAAGATTCCTCTTGTTCAGAACGACCGACTACAAGCACGGTTAAAGATGATGTTATAAGTTGGCCTGATACAGATTCTAAACTTTCAATGCACGGCTTAAGTATTTTAGCTCCAGTTTTATTATGTCTTGCTGcaattttcatttacattaCTTTGGGTGCAATTATTCTATATAACCTAGATAATATGAGTATCGTAgatggattttatttttgttttatggcGCTAAGTACAATTGGATTTGGTAGCATAATTCCTGGTATGAGCTATACAACAATTCACGGTGTTAGATATTATACGATTAATTCTACAACACTATGGTTTTGTTCAGTGTACACTTTGACAGGATTAGCTTTAACAGCAATGTGCTTTGGAGTTATTCATGATGAAATTATATACAGGATAAAACATCAACAAAAGGAGTGGTCACAGAAAAATAACACTGTCAATGATGAAGTCAACATAAACGATCCATTTTATATGAGTTCCTGA